In Primulina eburnea isolate SZY01 chromosome 5, ASM2296580v1, whole genome shotgun sequence, a single window of DNA contains:
- the LOC140832608 gene encoding uncharacterized protein: MNTLLLPTPPLYLRSRTRHFLPPPPFFRQRHHLIFSATSQQFNLPITEEQEHDPYDIALLPNRYYDFTSLIDFLSSNQDPAQLSQPEPEPPTQLDLAEFRLVQTYRAVPAPLWHSLIKDLSSSPSSIYTAYSLVTWLQRHNLCFSYELLYSVLIHALGKNDKLYEAFLLSQRQSLTPLTYNALIGACARNDDLEKALNLMERMRRDGYQSDVVNYSLIIQSLMRNNNVDVGILEKLCVEMDTDRIDLDGQLLNDIVVGFAKAGDIDRSLYFLGVMQGYGLSAKTSSLVAVVNELGNTGRIEEAEVVFEELKEGRLKPRTRAYNALLKGYVKVGSLRDAEYVVSEMERNGVLPDEHTYSLLIDAYGNAGRWESARIVLKEMEENGVKPNSYVFCRILASYRDRGEWQRSFQVLKEMKNCGVNPDRQFYNVLIDTFGKYNCLEHMKAVFERMEVEGIEPDNVTWNTLIDCHCKQGHHNKAEQLFQEMQENGCPPCTTTYNIMINSFGVQERWDDVKELLGKMQGQGLLPNVVTYTTLVDIYGQSGRFNDAVECLEAMKSAGLKPSSTMYNALINAYAQRGLSEQAVNAFRVMRGDGLKPRLLALNSLINAFGEDRRDAEAFSVLQFMKDNNFKPDVVTYTTLMKALIRVEKFERVPAVFEEMLLSGCTPDRKARAMLRSALKYMKSTLNL; encoded by the exons ATGAACACGCTGTTACTTCCAACGCCACCGCTTTACCTTCGCTCCCGTACTCGCCACTTCCTTCCTCCACCACCCTTCTTCCGCCAGCGCCACCACCTTATCTTCTCCGCTACCTCTCAACAGTTCAATCTCCCCATCACCGAAGAACAAGAGCATGACCCGTACGACATCGCTTTGCTCCCCAACCGCTACTACGACTTCACCTCGCTCATCGACTTTCTCTCCTCTAACCAGGACCCGGCTCAACTCTCTCAGCCGGAACCGGAACCGCCAACTCAGCTCGACCTTGCGGAGTTCCGCCTTGTGCAGACATACCGGGCCGTTCCCGCCCCTCTATGGCATTCGCTCATAAAAGACCTTTCTTCCTCACCTTCGTCCATTTACACGGCTTACTCTTTGGTCACTTGGCTACAAAGGCACAATCTTTGTTTCTCTTATGAGCTTCTGTACTCTGTCTTGATTCACGCTTTGGGGAAGAATGACAAACTCTACGAAGCTTTTCTTTTGTCCCAGCGTCAGAGTTTGACTCCATTAACATATAATGCTCTTATTGGAGCGTGTGCGAGGAATGATGATCTTGAAAAAGCGTTAAATTTGATGGAAAGAATGCGGCGTGACGGCTATCAATCTGATGTTGTTAACTATAGTTTGATTATTCAGTCTTTGATGAGGAATAATAATGTGGACGTTGGGATATTGGAGAAGTTGTGTGTAGAAATGGATACTGATAGAATTGATTTGGATGGACAATTGTTAAATGATATAGTTGTTGGATTTGCTAAAGCTGGGGATATTGATAGAAGTTTGTATTTTTTAGGGGTGATGCAGGGTTACGGGTTGAGTGCAAAAACTAGCTCACTAGTAGCTGTTGTGAATGAGCTGGGTAACACGGGGAGAATCGAGGAAGCAGAGGTAGTTTTCGAGGAATTGAAGGAGGGTAGGCTAAAGCCCAGGACGAGGGCTTATAATGCCCTTTTGAAAGGGTATGTTAAGGTTGGATCTTTGAGGGATGCTGAGTATGTTGTGTCGGAGATGGAGAGGAATGGGGTTTTACCCGATGAACACACTTACAGTTTGTTGATTGATGCATATGGGAATGCCGGTAGGTGGGAGAGTGCACGAATTGTGCTGAAAGAGATGGAAGAAAATGGTGTGAAGCCAAATTCTTACGTGTTCTGTAGAATATTGGCAAGTTATAGGGATAGGGGAGAGTGGCAAAGATCATTTCAAGTGCTCAAGGAGATGAAAAATTGTGGGGTAAATCCCGATAGACAGTTCTATAATGTGTTGATTGATACTTTTGGGAAGTATAATTGCCTTGAGCATATGAAGGCGGTGTTTGAGAGGATGGAAGTGGAGGGTATTGAACCGGACAATGTGACATGGAACACGCTTATAGATTGTCATTGTAAGCAAGGGCATCATAATAAAGCGGAGCaattgtttcaagaaatgcagGAAAATGGGTGTCCGCCTTGCACCACAACTTATAACATTATGATCAATTCTTTTGGTGTGCAGGAGAGGTGGGATGATGTGAAGGAATTGTTGGGGAAGATGCAGGGTCAGGGACTATTGCCTAATGTTGTCACATATACTACACTAGTTGATATTTATGGACAGTCTGGTAGATTTAATGATGCAGTTGAGTGCTTAGAGGCTATGAAGTCTGCTGGATTGAAACCATCTTCCACAATGTATAATGCTCTCATCAACGCCTATGCACAGAGG GGATTATCTGAGCAAGCTGTAAATGCGTTCAGGGTCATGAGAGGAGATGGTCTGAAACCCAGGCTATTAGCTCTTAATTCATTGATAAATGCTTTCGGCGAAGACAGGCGGGACGCCGAAGCCTTTTCTGTGTTGCAATTCATGAAAGATAAT AATTTCAAGCCTGATGTTGTTACTTACACCACACTCATGAAAGCCTTGATTCGTGTGGAGAAATTTGAAAGG GTACCGGCAGTTTTCGAGGAAATGCTTCTCTCTGGATGTACCCCAGATAGAAAAGCCAGAGCAATGTTAAGATCCGCTCTCAAATACATGAAGTCTACCCTTAACTTATAG